In the Vitis vinifera cultivar Pinot Noir 40024 chromosome 2, ASM3070453v1 genome, one interval contains:
- the LOC100257094 gene encoding BTB/POZ domain-containing protein At1g63850, translating into MATTTTHLKIQTQPIKPKRRRCRETTISATASAVATVGAAAESSVGHLGQVGRKLDPPTVVSSESSWCCPASKPFPVGPPPPPPPPPLPRLPTALQRRGVTSLSSSQETELVQGSIASSPSESPSPSLAPSTFKIRFSPGTNSPVMDFTPISGTAINGGAAHDSFPSSFSKFNSALTAGLLNPMSPPPPPPSEKTRSSPTLFEMMASEPECQPRPQIAPSMGPVSVLRPPISVQDKSALMMQRISEILASRSPGNQFNDMSSSDIKLTLSSKDGVSISMSVHRQILVAHSRFFAAKLSDRWTRQQQRSASPYIVEIADCDDVEIYIETLRLMYCKDLRKKLMKEDVSRVLGILKVSAAIEFDAGVLSCLEYLEAAPWAEDEEEKVAALLSELRLEGVVAGEVLKRVSVEITAGTEESNENEEVLLKLLHVVLEGKDEKARREMKGLVLKMLRENASQNDLRKESLYSACDGCLELLRLHFLRAAASDLQDVGQIARQADNLHWILDILIDRQIAEDFLKTWASQSELSHAHSKVPVVHRYEVSRVTARLFVGIGKGQLLASKDARCLLLQTWLVPFYDDFGWMRRASKGLDRHLVEDGLSNTILTLPLAWQQEILLAWFDRFLNSGEDCPNIQRGFEVWWRRAFWRRHGKTERPRQLRITTATIENS; encoded by the exons ATGGCTACAACTACAACCCACCTCAAAATCCAAACCCAACCCATTAAACCTAAGCGTCGGAGGTGTCGAGAAACTACCATTTCTGCTACTGCTTCGGCCGTCGCCACCGTTGGTGCCGCTGCCGAGTCGTCTGTTGGCCATTTGGGTCAGGTGGGTCGGAAGCTTGATCCGCCCACTGTGGTGTCTTCTGAGAGTTCTTGGTGTTGTCCCGCTTCTAAACCCTTTCCCGTTGGGCCTCCTCCGCCACCGCCGCCACCACCACTTCCGCGGCTGCCGACGGCGCTTCAGCGTCGTGGGGTCACCTCCTTGAGTTCGAGCCAAGAAACGGAACTAGTTCAGGGCAGCATTGCTTCGTCTCCTTCGGAGTCTCCGTCTCCGTCACTGGCACCGTCGACGTTTAAGATCCGATTCTCGCCGGGCACGAACTCGCCTGTGATGGACTTCACGCCGATTTCAGGGACTGCCATCAACGGCGGGGCCGCCCACGACTCGTTCCCTTCGAGCTTCAGTAAATTCAACTCCGCCCTCACCGCGGGGCTGCTGAACCCAATGTCTCCGCCTCCGCCGCCTCCGTCCGAAAAAACCCGATCGAGCCCGACCCTTTTCGAGATGATGGCGAGCGAGCCGGAATGTCAGCCGAGGCCCCAGATCGCGCCTAGTATGGGCCCCGTATCGGTTCTAAGGCCTCCAATTTCGGTTCAGGACAAGAGTGCGTTGATGATGCAACGAATATCGGAGATTCTAGCGAGTCGCAGTCCCGGAAACCAGTTCAACGACATGTCTTCTAGTGATATAAAGCTGACTTTGAGCTCAAAAGATGGTGTCAGCATTTCCATGAGCGTTCATCGGCAAATCCTTGTGGCTCACAGTAGATTTTTTGCGGCGAAGCTCTCGGATCGGTGGACGAGACAGCAGCAGCGATCTGCGAGTCCCTACATTGTGGAGATTGCGGATTGTGATGATGTTGAGATTTATATTGAAACGCTACGTTTGATGTATTGTAAGGATCTGAGGAAGAAGCTCATGAAGGAAGATGTGTCCAGGGTTCTTGGGATATTAAAG GTTTCAGCTGCTATCGAGTTTGATGCGGGTGTCTTATCTTGTTTGGAGTACTTGGAAGCGGCTCCATGggctgaagatgaagaagagaagGTGGCTGCTCTGCTATCAGAGCTCCGCCTTGAAGGTGTTGTTGCAGGAGAAGTCCTGAAGAGGGTTTCTGTTGAAATTACTGCTGGAACTGAAGAGagtaatgaaaatgaagaagtgcTTCTCAAGCTTTTGCATGTAGTTCTCGAAGGCAAAGATGAGAAGGCAAGGCGGGAGATGAAAGGATTAGTGTTAAAAATGCTTCGGGAGAATGCTTCTCAGAATGATTTAaggaaggagtctctgtactcAGCTTGTGATGGCTGTTTGGAATTACTTCGCCTCCATTTTTTGCGGGCAGCAGCATCAGACTTGCAGGATGTAGGTCAGATTGCACGCCAAGCTGATAATTTGCATTGgattttggatattttgattGATAGACAGATTGCAGAGGATTTTTTGAAGACGTGGGCATCGCAATCTGAATTGTCTCATGCACACTCTAAAGTCCCTGTAGTTCATAGGTATGAGGTGAGTAGAGTCACTGCTCGGCTGTTTGTTGGGATTGGAAAGGGGCAGCTCTTGGCTTCAAAGGATGCTAGGTGCTTGCTTTTGCAGACTTGGTTGGTGCCATTTTATGATGATTTTGGGTGGATGAGGAGGGCATCGAAGGGCCTTGATCGACACTTAGTTGAGGACGGTCTCAGCAATACCATTCTTACTCTTCCTCTAGCTTGGCAACAGGAAATCTTGCTTGCTTGGTTTGACCGGTTTTTGAATTCTGGTGAAGATTGTCCCAATATACAGAGGGGGTTTGAAGTGTGGTGGAGGAGGGCATTTTGGAGAAGACATGGTAAGACAGAACGGCCTCGACAGTTGCGCATCACAACTGCAACCATTGAGAACTCATGA